DNA from Elaeis guineensis isolate ETL-2024a chromosome 2, EG11, whole genome shotgun sequence:
CTTGCTAAAACGCAATAATGCATCTAACCCACCTGTTCAAACTAATCTTTTTGATGCTTTTTAAAACACGGCAGGGAATTCAGCTGAGCAAATCAAATTAATACAGGCTGAATGGTAAACAGTTTTTCAGAACCTACAAATTTGCAAAGGTTGATCATGGGATACCAGAACAACCCAGTGAATCCGACTCGATGCAGCCATGTTTGAGTTGTACCCAGTTACCTTAACTTTCCCTAATCGAGGTCATTCCTCTACTAGCTGTCGACAGCCATCTTCCTCCATGAGGTGGAATTTTTATATAAGATTACACAGGTCTGGTAAGAGGCTCGCTTACAGACTTGGAAACCTATGAAACAAATGATAGCCCAGGGCCAGAGGGAAGCAAGCTAAGCAAAAGACTTATCTACACATTTCTTATGAGTTATGAATAGTAAGAAATATCCTACAATCCCCAAATTGTGTGGGGTTTCTATCACAATCATCTCTATTTCCTCTACAAAAGATAAATACAGGACCAAAAAAGATGGTGATGTAATCCAATCCATGCTTCTGTAATGAGATCATGTAGACTGCTGCTCCACCCATCAATTCAAAAAGCACCATTTGTGCCCAAATTGTGGGGTTATATGCTCCTAGCAGGTACTTACAGTATGAGGAACGCTGATCATTTTGTTACAAAATGAAAACTTCCTGTGCCACCACTGATGCAGCCATTATTTTATTAAAGGGAAACAGCTGGAAGGTACAACTCCTGATCTTGACAGCATCGTTCATGGGACAAATTCCTTGACATGCTTAAATGAAGGGCAAGACTTAGAGATGCAAAAAGTTGATCGTGGCTACATCTCTCATACTACCCTCCTCTCTGCTTTATGCTCTCTGGCCTTCTGGTCTTTGACTGGGGCTCCAAGATATGACAGTTCCTTATGAAGTGATCGGAGTAGTTTACATGCTTTGTCCAGAATGGTTGGAGGTGCTTATAGCCAATCTCCAGCCATGGCTTACATTGTCCATTGTAATGGATCACAGCAGCTTTGCTGACACTGTCAATGTCAGGCTTTTCCTGATAACCCAAGCCTAGCATGTGCCAAGATGGGTCAATAGGATGGACGTTGCCTCTGAATGCTATCAGTGCAGGTGGCAACGTGCCAAGCTTCCATAATGCCAGATTTGATTTCAAATTCTGCATCCAAGAAGGGGTAGGGAAAATCAATGATGAAATAATAAATAGACTATGGTGGGATGAACCAAGGTTGATCTTGAAAGTAAAAAGGCAGCAATGGATTCTGCTTTGGTACAAAAAGGGGTCAACAAGTGTCAGCAGGAACAAGATTCCAAAGCATGTGCAACACAGTTGTTAAAACATTATGGTTAGTAAGATTCCCTTTCAACATTCTAGAACATTTATGGCGTGCATCAGCAGCTAAAAGCACACGTTCTAGCAAGATATATTCAAAAGATGACCAGAAAAGTTAACAAGGAATTCTACAGCATATTTAAAATGAAGGAAAGCATAACTAATGCACTGTTTTTGGGGAGGATAACACCCTTTGGTGAAAGATGGTGTAAGAAAAGGAAATATTATCAGCAGTATTTGTAAATGAGAACTATAATACAGGTACAGAATAACAGGAAAACCATATTTGGGGCTACAAGGGGACACCTGTTATTCTTAATTCTCGGTTCACATAAGAAAACATTATTGGAAATTTGGAATCTCAATCAACATAAACTTGATCTCTTATCAAAATTCTAGTATTATATGTAGCATTGTCTATGCATGTCCAAAATGAACTATATGATACAGTGGCTCATGAAGAAAGTAGACCACCAAATTAATGAAACCAGCGAAGACAAAAGCAAGAAATAAAATGTCAATCAAAATTACatacatgaatattgtaaaatacATGACAACAGTGAAAGATATCAAAATTAATGTTTCTGTAGCATATATCATTTCTTGTTTCAGTTTCAGATGTTATTTATAAGTTCAATCAAAAAATGAATGCATAATGTAAATGGTTGTTAAAGGatgagctcaaaaaaaaaaaagtgaaggaaATTTACAAAATAGTTTATTATGATATTTGAAAAGAAAAGGACCAATTTCATTGAAGTACACTAAAGGAAAATTATAAGCAGAGCAATAATCATGAAGTATGTAAATGGACTACCAAACAACTCAGATAATTATACTTAAGGCAGCTCAAAATGCATATAAAAGATAAAGGGCTAGATAAGATGATATACCAACTGAACTTTGAAGAATTATGGAAGAAAACAGGTTAATTAGAGTAAGTTGTCAATTCAGTAAGGATAAAATATGGAAAACATTAATTCAGTAAGTTGTTAAGTCATATGGTACTagcaaaaaattaattagaaagctaTCAGCCAAGATTGATGGATCAAAGATAAAGGGTCTCCCAATGGTAGCTTTGGCTTTATTCTAAAACAATCAACCATTGAGACTTGCTTCTTGGTCTCATTTGTTTCTTGCTTACCCCAAACTAGATTTAACCATGAAGTTGCAACTTTCAACCAAAACTCTTTACCTTCTTTTAAGTGATTGGGACCAAGGTGGAGATGTGGACTTCCAAATCCCTCCAAATTACCATCTTGTTTTTTCAAGCTTTAAAGACTGGGAGAAGATGAAAATACGGAGCCTATGGTGGTGCACTACTTGTGGATACTGACACAAGAATCAGATTCAGTTATGTCCTAAAAATCTGACTTGACAAGAGGAAAACAAAGGGAGATATGGGAACCATAGCCAAAAACAAAtttagctatatatatatatgcttaaaGAAACCACTAAAAGATCATCCAAACTCCCCAATTAGCTTAAGGACGCAAGACAAATGACATTTTGCATGGTTACTTTAATACCTACATCCTTGACTAATTACTAACAATAGATAAAAACCTGTTTCTTTCATCATTATGGCATATCAAACTCATTGTTGAAAATATCTAACTCTCTACCGAAATTTTGACGTGATAACCAAAGAATTTGGTAGGTATGCAAGTGTCTAACACGTAGTTGTTTTGGATATGTAGTATCTAACACAAATTCTTGAAGCTGGATGCAATAGTGCATAAAATAGGAAGCCCCAATTATCCAGAATTGACAGAACTTACCGCACCTGACCTGATCATGAAACTTAACTGCATTGGAGCTCGCTTGCCCTAACATAACTTGGTCAAGTCATACCCAACTTCACCCAACCCAATCAAAGTAGGACCAAACCAAGCGAACCAAAGCACTTACCATGGTCAACAATATTTCACCTTCATTACCTTCAAGCAAACATTCATTGGAACTACAACTAGATTACATGAACATGTATTCGAAGAAACACTAGTACGAAACTCATCAAACGTAAGTTCTATTGCTTTGGGAGTTCTATCCAAACATAGTCCCTTGGATAATCAATGTGTTTAAGAGAGGATACTTTTCTAAAGTCTATACTTAAAGGTGTGTAAAGGAAAGcatgccataggagaccccaaaAGAAATACTACCTTAAGCATAAGGAAGTCGATCGTAAGGTCTCATTAACAGCTTTAAACCTTTCTAGGGAGAAAGCATGGGAATATGTGGCCAAGAGAAAGTTCCAAGCATGGTGACCAAGGGACTGCTCTTATGCTCTATAGAGAAATGGACAACACACTAATAGAATTTGGCTTCATTGGATGAAATAGAAGGTTGCTGGAGGGTTTTATCTAAACACCGCATGCATTTGAGAATTAAGACAATCCATGTCTATAGCAAGAACTATGATTTTTATGGATTAACTTAAGTGGGAAATATAGGTAAAATATGTTTTATGTGCATTAAAGTAGTCAATTAGGATTTATAATTAAAAACTAAAGGAAGTCCACCAACTgagacaaaaataaataaatgatatggATTGCAAACTAAGATGGCACAGACATCAAAGTTCACACTTCACAATCTCAGCACCAAACCCCATGGGGGAACCATGTTGTATATCACCCCTACACCCAATAAGGGGTCGGTTCAACATCCTGAGTACCAGTACCAAGTATCGGCTGGTACAATGTGCCCAATATAAGATGGTAACTATCGGTATTGCATCCATTCCCACTTAGAGCACTAGTTTTGTACGAAAGTTCGTGAATGATTGACTAGTACCCAAGGCACGAACTGACACACATGTACCCCATGTATATCACACCAATCTATGATTGCTGCAAAGAATTGTTGCTCTAAGTGGGGAATGGACTGGTGCAGGGTAGCACTCTTCAACAACATTACATATTGACAAAGATAACGTTGcaggaatttaaaaattaaagaagtTTTAGTTGAAAGAACAAGCATTTGTTGTAATTGATCAAAAATTACCCCAATACATTGAGATTGCTATTTCTACCTTAGTTGTATTATATAGAATAATAAACAGAAAGATCAACATGCAACAAGCAAAATTAAGGCAACAAGGATGAGGTGAATTTTTGGGATGTTATAAAATCTTGTCCTTAAGACATAACGAGAAGGTTTTATGACAATAAGGTTCATAATGTTTGGATTAGAATATTGAGTAATAGATGGGGCAAAGGCATAAGCATCATGCAGATGAGAATAAGAGGTGGTTAGATATAACATCAAGAAGTCTAGAAATGAATCAAATGATTGCATTAAAAGAAATGCATGTTTGTAGCAACTAATGATTAAGTTATGGAGAATTAAATGCGATGGTATAATTCAACAAATATTTGTAAGAGGGGACTCAGGTTAGTGTTAAAAAGTCATCGACTAGAAGGCGAAGGCTGCACTTACCTGGATGAGGTTGTGAGAATGGGTGAGGAAAATTATGAGCTTACAAGGACTCTTTACAGCTATAGTTTTGATAGGGATTTGCATGGAATAGTTCagtcaaaaagaaaaatatcCTGCTACATGTATTTGGATGAATGTTGATGCAAGTTATATGTTTGTGTAATACATGTATCCACCTGACTGCAACTGCGATTTATATCCTGCACCTCAAGTTCAGTAGACTATGCGCTACAATCTTGATATGCATGTTATGCAAATCAACAATAAAACTAAAATGCTTCTTATACAAAGCAATGCTCATTTATTTCACACTTGAGCCCTGATCATAGTCCAAACTCCAAAGTGAAACCCTTGTTATTTCACACTTGAGCCCTGATTATAATCCAACGTGAAACCCTTGCCTTCTAACTATCACTGATATTACCCCAAATGTTACCTAAACATGCGTAAAAGCCCCAAGGCAGGAGACTTTTGTCAAACAAGCAAAGAGAAACAGAGGACTCAGTTCTATTTTCCTACGAATACCCTTCCACTACTGAAATTAAATACTTGTACAGCCTTAGCCATCATTCAACCAACCTAGAACCCAGGATATTACTGATCAAATATGAAGCTTCAGATTATCTTCAGGGGTTTTCTCCAAAGAAATGTAAGCAAAAGTTTGAAGCCATAAAGGAATTTTATCCAAGTGACTTAAATCCTGGTGTGCCCAATGTGGCTGGGCAGGAAAGTCATTTATAAGGTAACAATTCCTCCAATAACGCCATTGTTTGAAAAAGGCAGCAAAAGAACATGGGCTAGAGAATGGGTGAATCCAAGACCAACTGACATTAATATCACCATGGTAGTGTCAATTTGTGCTGTGAAATAGTAAAGAAGATCTTTTTGTAGGTAAGGATAAGTTGAAGCATCATTTCAGAGAGCGAATGAAATGAAAGGATAAGTATAGACTATAGAGCCACTTACTAGTATTTAAAAAGCTAACTTTGTATTAAAAGGGTCGATGGAAGTATATGGTCATGGACTTGTGAAAGTTTGGGAGGAAAAAGATAATCACAAAATATTCTGCATGTTTTGAACCAAAGTTTGTATTCTGGGTGAGAAAGAACACAAAATAAATGCAGCAAGTAAATTACCATTAATACAAAACATGTTTAAGCTTGTCCAGCTATCTCTTTTTCAAACAACAAGTCTTTAAAGTCTCCACTTAATTCCATCAGATTTTGTTTAAAATTGTGGCATAGATTGTAAAAGAGAATATTTAACCAAAACAAGCATCTGATGCACCAACTGGAGTTAGCCAAAGTTTCTATGCATGCGCTACTGAAGATGAAAATGATTGCAGATATCAGTTAAATTTACATTGGTTTAGTCTACTGGAACGTGAGAGTACATAACGTCATTATGAAAAGCCAACttcagaaggaaaagaaaaaggcaagacgaagaaaaagaagatgcaacATCTTCCCCACTGAAAATTGGGAATGCAGATAGAAAAAATGAATGAGATGGCAAATGAATTAAGAAACTACCTCTTTCATCCAGTAATGGTATGTATCTCTTATGCTTGTCTTCCTCCATGCACTTAAGTCAAATATATTCATCCCATATGCCCACGCACACTCATCAGGGTCCAAATTATTGGCAATGAGAGGATGGGAGAAATTAAAGTATGTCCTGAAACGCGTAGACATCACCCAATCATCTTTGTCTTTGCAAGTTTCTACAGCCCCATTTACCTTTCCAGAAAGATCAATCTCCCACAATGGTGATAAGTCGCGCTGAATAACGACATCATCATCAAGAAACAGCACCTTGTTGAGGTTTGGGAAAAGCTGTTAACACATTACAAAATGCATGTTATCACCATCTGTCAGCAAAAAGACAAAGTTTAAGAAACAAGAGTCTTCTGGGCCAGATATAGCATTTGTGATTTAGAGTAAAAAACTCAGATGTCATAAAATATTTGGTATTCTTCAACTTTAAATCCATAAGGCTCATTAATCTGGTCAGATTGCATGGtaagtaagaaaaataatttctctAAATTTTGTTTCCTGAGAAACATTTTGTCGTGTTAACCCAAATTTAGAGAATGCCTAAGTAAATGAAAGATTCGACTACATATTCTAGATCTGTTTAGCATTTCCCATAATaattcttcctctttcttctctcaaCTGGTTATCCCACTTATTCTTTACATATTCCTATTCTTCTCTTCTAGTTACCATTCAGATTAAAAATGTCCCTGGTCTAAGCATCTTTATTGCAGTTGCTTATAGTTCAATTGCTATTCCTTTATATTAAATGCATACTTCAACATCTTTTGAACTCAAATTTCAAATTGCTATCCAAAGTTGAACATGGTTAACACGGTAGAAGAGGTATCACAGCAAAAAGACATTTACCTCAGGCAGGTATATGCAGAGATGACTGAGCAGGGAAATATAATTTGGACTCCTGGCTTGCAGTTTTGAAATGAGAACCCTTGGGTTTTCATTTACATTGCTACCCATTATGTGATTTCCATGATAGTGATTCCTGACACCATAGTGATTTTCTATAGTTCCAAAAACAGGGACATTTTCTCTTGTCAACCAATCAAATTGATGAACACCTTTCACCTCAACAGTGGCAGGGGATGTTGAGTGCAAAGCAAACCATGAATGCATACCTGGGTAAGTCTTCTTGTCAGTGATAACATGGAAGACTACCTTTTCAGGTTTTAATGAAGATCTCACAGCTGAGGTGACCACAACAGAGGCTGCAAGGATGTTATCAGTGGCTATAATGAAATGGTAGTAAGAGTCATCTGATAGAAAAGGTAGCAACTCAGGTGGTGGCAATTGTTTCCGGGCATGAGCATTTGACAAATACTCATCAGTCAAACGCAAGGAGAGACAATGAAGGCCCTTGGGAATAGTAGTTGCTGCCACATGTTTGTGCAACTGTTCTGCCTGCCTTGATGTTTTTACCTCACTATCCATATTTTCCATCTGCACGAGACAAACAGTCAGCCAGAAAAAGAAAGTTCTTTGAAGATTCACTAAAGTAAACTGAGCACAAAAGGATACACCAAACACAAAATAATTGAATGCAACAGTTTTATTAACTAATTTCGGATAAAAATGGATTATCATGGAGAGAATGTGATGCAGCTCTCAGAACTAGGGCTGCAAATAAAATAGCTATATGctgaaataaaattcagatctggaCAGATTTGAAAATTCTTTTCTTATGACCCTAAAACATGTTTCCTAATCATAGACGATCTCTCAACTTGATTGTAATAAACCTGGGATTCTAACTTACATCATTTGACTCAAAAAGGgattccttttttttaaaaaaaaaaaatcactttcctttaaaaaaaaaaaaaaaaacctaaagaCTTGATGAATATAGTAAATTCATATAGAATATCGCATAAAAGGCCATCAAAATCTTATCAAGTCACAAGTCCAATGAAGTTAAATTTTCTCTAATCCAACCTAAACCCAGACTAGGACCTGCAGATGATAATCCTCTTACATAGGACTTCAAAACCTGCTAGAAAACTAGATCTAAGAACCAGTATGAAAATTGCTACGAAACAAGTAACATGCCATCAAATccctataaaaaattaaataaaagaaaCCTAAGACTCAATATAAATAGAAATCAactgaaaataaatataaaaagacTAAATAACTAAAGCAAACCTAATTTTGACCCAAACTAAATTAAAAGTTGATTCATCACAGACACTGATCAGATTACAGTGGTTATATGCTAACTGTGGTCATCTACTAACTACTATTCCctgttttcaagaaaaaaagagaactTGTGTAAAGAGTAAATGTCGCCAAAAATAGTAGCTCATTGGATCTCTTCCCTGTTTAGCATCCAAAAGGAATTTATAAACATATTTTTAGAAGTGCGACACTGCATGTAGCTcagaaattataaatttattaatcacacAGGTCAATACAtgccaacttgaattttgcagcATGACCAACTATTATATTTGAACATCTGACATAGATCTTCGCAGGAGCCCATGATCTCCCATCCAATATTCCAAACAAATTCCACTAAGCCTCTGTATCACATTCACATTTCTCCTGCATGTAATGTAGAGAGCATGAAACACACAGGCAGCAGTTTTAGATAAAAACAGGACAGCGAATCCTTGAATCCTACAGATAAATGTGAGTCTTTATCAGATAGGTTATTTAATTTAGCATTTTTTTCTATTAATATTTTCTTTAGCATTTAAGTATTACAATCCTATGTTGGAAGGTCGTGTGCTTAGGTACATAGATGAAAAATGGATGGCCCAGTGCACAAGGCCCCCACCATTGCAGGACCTAGGGATGATCAAATGTACACATGCTTATCCTTGCATGTGAAGAGACTGTTTCCATGTTTCAACCCTATGGCCTTATGCGCATAGATCGTAGGTGAACAAAGGCTGTTCATGTATCCTAGTGTTCTGATCAGCAGAACATAACATGCAATTGTATGAGATTTAATTATCCAGTTGACAATTGTTAGGTCCAAGAATCTACATGcaaacacatatacatatacaccaaTACGCATATAAGGAAACGTTTACTTTCTTTGAAGGTGGCTTTTATGGTTATGGTTGTTCTTATAGCATAAAGTTTACAGAATGACTAGAAGCATACAGGAGGCATGCAATGTATTGTTGCATGGTCATCGACCAAGGCACTATAGCCCAGAGTGGTAGTTTTATATACAGGTTGGTAGTTTTATATATTAGCATAAGGTGATATATAAATGAAGATTTAAAATAACAGCCGTCATAAAAATACAGTGGCTATTATAATGGTTTCGGGCACCCACTGTTACATTATACATATAGAATAACAGGGGAAAAGATAAGAGCCATTTTAACACATTATTTAGCATTATCATGGTCCATTATAATGCAGTTAAAGGCTGTAATTTTCCCTCGAACCTTTCACTAATAAAATACTATTTCCTTCCAAAATTCaattttttgcatcaaatttcCCTCCAAAAGAGATTGTACagtctggaaaaaaaaaaagaaattaatccAGTGACCAGTTAATAGAAAAATAATGTCACTATTTTCCCATTATTTCCTATTATTTACATTATACAAATGTTATCACGGCCAAAAAGTGATTGATTTAATACTAAAAATTAGAAATGCCACTTTTGAGGCAAATAAGGGCCATTATAACTGTCATAACAGCCAACAACAGTTTCATGAGGGTCCACTAATAACAGAATATCACCATCATTGAAACCTTGATATAATCATTTCATTACCCATCTATATCCTCTCTAAAAAAACCTCTGGGAAATCTGAGAAAACTAAAGTAAGATCAGGCCTCCTTCCatcctttaaaaaataaaaacaaaagaagatgctatttttttctgaaaaatgcAATAGTTTCTGCTGAAGCTGCTCCACAAAGTGTAAACAAAGTAACAATATTTCCACCAAATACTTGCAACTTGCAGCACTTCATGCAACATGAAGAATCTAAGAAATGCAAGTAAGATAATACAGTGTTGAGCCAAAAGCGAATTAACCTATGTAGAGTGTTTGCTCATAGAAGTCATAGGGGAAAAAACACCAGTGAAAAACAAAAATGAATACAATAAATTGCATACCGTTGCTTTCAACCTTATAGCAAATGATTTGGCATTATACTGATTATTCTTCATTTCAGAAAGAAACTCCCTGAATGATTCTGGCAACTTCAAGCCAATTGGAACCTCCTCAGAATATACTTGATCAAGAATCTTGTATAAATCTCTCACAAGCCTCTGCACAAGTACAATCAGGTGATCCAAAATAAGGTACAACTTTTAATAGTACACCCATCTATTTACCATAGACCTGAACACTGAAAACAGATAATTACCACTGAATCGTCACCACCCCTAACAAGAAATTTTGGACCCAATCGTCTTCCCAAACAATCTGGAGGGGAAAAATCGAGCATATTTATAAGAAATGGATATGACTCACCCAGCTAGTATATTGCACAAAAGCAAACCCTGCAGTTTGACAAAAAAGCAACCAGATCCATTCATATAAACAGCATAAACACTCATCAAGATGATCGTGCATTGACACCTGAACCATCCCACTGAAGCAAATCAGCAAAGAGGCCCTTAATGCCAGCTGAAAGAGTCTCTACTGCTTAATTGAATTGACATatgcatgtacatatacatacaaagACATATATACATACTCATTAACAAATGTGATCAGATTTTGCAGATGGAAGAACCAATAATTTTTCCACATAAAACTTGATGAGACTACTCTGTATGCAAAAGATCAGTTCAGCATTTTCTGAAATATGGTAAATATGACTGGTATATAATGTGAATATCCAAGAATTAGAAAGTGAGGCTCAAACAACTAGCTAAAGATTGGGTGCCAACCAAAAAATGTTTAATGCCTTAAAATGCAGAAAAAAttgacttaaaaaaaatattagaagtaCTAAACGAAATGGAAAAGCACAAAGTGAAACATGACACCATGGTGAGGGTGGCAAAATGACAATGAAGGAAACCATGCACGTAAGTTGGACTAGTAACCAAGCTAGCATAGTCTCTTGCATATATTGCTTATAATTTGGCAGCAAAAGAGATGGTCCAGACCCAACATAGCAATTCAACCAAGCGGTAGAACTCCACAAAATTATTTAGAATAAATCCATCTCATCCAATTGCAAAAAAGCTACAGTAACAAACTAAGGAAGATAAGGCGATGATCGGTAGTGTCAATGAAAGTCTTCGGAGCACAAACTGCAACTCAACAACTAACAAACAAACAGGTCAACAATAACCAAACAAAGAATCCCTAAGAAAACAAAAATGAAAATTGAATTGTACATTCAGAATTTGTATCTAGTTCCAAGGAAAAGCTATCCATATCAGAATCAATAtaaagaaaaagggggaaaacataaataaagatgaaaaatatggaggaaaaaaaaagaatgatacTAAAATATTAACAC
Protein-coding regions in this window:
- the LOC105058034 gene encoding probable galacturonosyltransferase 13 isoform X1, whose translation is MRIRFSPSMRSITLSSRNGLLDLMKVKAAARRISYRTLSHTILILAFLLPFVFILTAVITLEGVNKCSTFNCLGRRLGPKFLVRGGDDSVRLVRDLYKILDQVYSEEVPIGLKLPESFREFLSEMKNNQYNAKSFAIRLKATMENMDSEVKTSRQAEQLHKHVAATTIPKGLHCLSLRLTDEYLSNAHARKQLPPPELLPFLSDDSYYHFIIATDNILAASVVVTSAVRSSLKPEKVVFHVITDKKTYPGMHSWFALHSTSPATVEVKGVHQFDWLTRENVPVFGTIENHYGVRNHYHGNHIMGSNVNENPRVLISKLQARSPNYISLLSHLCIYLPELFPNLNKVLFLDDDVVIQRDLSPLWEIDLSGKVNGAVETCKDKDDWVMSTRFRTYFNFSHPLIANNLDPDECAWAYGMNIFDLSAWRKTSIRDTYHYWMKENLKSNLALWKLGTLPPALIAFRGNVHPIDPSWHMLGLGYQEKPDIDSVSKAAVIHYNGQCKPWLEIGYKHLQPFWTKHVNYSDHFIRNCHILEPQSKTRRPESIKQRGG
- the LOC105058034 gene encoding probable galacturonosyltransferase 14 isoform X3; the encoded protein is MKNNQYNAKSFAIRLKATMENMDSEVKTSRQAEQLHKHVAATTIPKGLHCLSLRLTDEYLSNAHARKQLPPPELLPFLSDDSYYHFIIATDNILAASVVVTSAVRSSLKPEKVVFHVITDKKTYPGMHSWFALHSTSPATVEVKGVHQFDWLTRENVPVFGTIENHYGVRNHYHGNHIMGSNVNENPRVLISKLQARSPNYISLLSHLCIYLPELFPNLNKVLFLDDDVVIQRDLSPLWEIDLSGKVNGAVETCKDKDDWVMSTRFRTYFNFSHPLIANNLDPDECAWAYGMNIFDLSAWRKTSIRDTYHYWMKENLKSNLALWKLGTLPPALIAFRGNVHPIDPSWHMLGLGYQEKPDIDSVSKAAVIHYNGQCKPWLEIGYKHLQPFWTKHVNYSDHFIRNCHILEPQSKTRRPESIKQRGG
- the LOC105058034 gene encoding probable galacturonosyltransferase 13 isoform X2, translating into MLDFSPPDCLGRRLGPKFLVRGGDDSVRLVRDLYKILDQVYSEEVPIGLKLPESFREFLSEMKNNQYNAKSFAIRLKATMENMDSEVKTSRQAEQLHKHVAATTIPKGLHCLSLRLTDEYLSNAHARKQLPPPELLPFLSDDSYYHFIIATDNILAASVVVTSAVRSSLKPEKVVFHVITDKKTYPGMHSWFALHSTSPATVEVKGVHQFDWLTRENVPVFGTIENHYGVRNHYHGNHIMGSNVNENPRVLISKLQARSPNYISLLSHLCIYLPELFPNLNKVLFLDDDVVIQRDLSPLWEIDLSGKVNGAVETCKDKDDWVMSTRFRTYFNFSHPLIANNLDPDECAWAYGMNIFDLSAWRKTSIRDTYHYWMKENLKSNLALWKLGTLPPALIAFRGNVHPIDPSWHMLGLGYQEKPDIDSVSKAAVIHYNGQCKPWLEIGYKHLQPFWTKHVNYSDHFIRNCHILEPQSKTRRPESIKQRGG